CTTTTTTGCTGGTTATGTGCGCCTGGTTTGGTACGGGCTGGCCTTCGTGCTGGTGGGCTGGAAGGTGGTGAAAGCCGCCGTGCTCAGCATTCCCAGCGGCAACATCTTCAACGAGTTTCTGCTCATGAGTCTGGCCACGCTCGGGGCCTTTGCTATTGGCGAGTACCCGGAAGGGGTGGCCGTGATGCTGTTTTACACTGTGGGCGAGCTGTTTCAGGACGCGGCCGTGAACCGGGCCAAGCGCAGCATCAAGGCCCTGCTCGAAATTCAGGCCACCGAAGTGACCGTGGTGCGCGGCGGCCAGTCGCTGGTGCTCGACCCCAAAGCGGTGCAGGTAGGCGACGTGATGGAAGTAAAGCCCGGCGAGAAAGTAGCCCTCGATGGCACCCTCAACGGTAAGGAGGCCAGCTTTAACACGGCCGCCCTTACCGGCGAGTCGGCCCCGCAAACCAAGCAGCCGGGCGAGGCCGTACTGGCCGGCATGATTAACCTGGAATCCCTGATTCAGGTGACCGTGACGGCCGCTTTTAAAGACACCAAGCTCTCGAAAATCCTGGCCATGGTGCAGGACGCGGTGGGCCGCAAAGCCAAAACGCAGCAGTTCATCACCAAGTTTGCCAAAATCTATACCCCCATCGTGGTGGGGCTGGCCGTGCTGCTGATTGTGGTGCCCTACTTCGTGGTGAGCGACTACGTGTTCCGCGACTGGCTTTACCGGGCGCTGGTGTTTCTGGTCATTTCCTGCCCCTGCGCGCTGGTCATCAGCATTCCGCTGGGCTACTTCGGCGGCATAGGCGCGGCTTCGAAAGCGGGCATCCTGTTTAAGGGCTCCAACTTCCTGGACGTGCTGCGCGAAATTGATACCGTGGTAATGGACAAGACCGGCACGCTCACGCAGGGCGTGTTTGCCGTGCAGCAGGTGCAGCCGGCGGCCGGCACTACCCCCGAGCAGCTGCTGCGCCTGGTGGGGGCGCTGGAAACCAAATCGACGCACCCCATTGCCAAGGCGGTAGTGGCCCACGTCGGGGCGGCTGCGGCGGGCGTGCCCGTCGATAACGTGGAGGAAATTGCCGGCCACGGCCTGCGCGGCAAGGTGGATGGCCACGACATACTGGCGGGCAACACCAAGCTGCTGACCAAGTTCAGCGTGGCCTACCCGCCCGAAGTCGACCAGGTGGTGGACAGCATTGTGGTGGCGGCCGTGGACGGAAAATATGCCGGCTACCTCACGGTGGCTGACGCCCCGAAAGAGGACGCGGCCCGCGCCGTGCAGGAGCTGAAAGCCGACGGCATCAGCAAGCTGGTCATGCTCTCCGGCGACAAGGACAGCATCGTGCAGCGCGTAGCCAAAGAATTAGGAATCACCGAAGCCCACGGCGGGCTGCTGCCCGAAGACAAGGCCAAATACGTGCAGCAGTACCTCTCCGAGGGCCGCAAGCTGGCCTTCGTGGGCGACGGGGTGAACGATGCCCCGGTGGTGGCCCTGGCCGACGTGGGCATTGCCATGGGCGGGCTGGGCTCCGATGCCACCATCGAAACGGCCGACGTGGTGATTCAAACCGACCACCCGAGCAAGATTGCCACGGCCCGCCGCATTGCCCGCGCCACCCATAGCGTGGTGTGGCAGAATATCTGGCTGGCCTTTATCGTGAAGGGCATCGTGCTGGCGCTGGGGGCCGGCGGCGTGGCCACCATGTGGGAAGCGGTGTTTGCCGACGTGGGCGTGGCCCTGCTGGCCATTCTCAACGCCGTGCGGATTCAACGGATGGACTTCACCAGCAAAGCCGCACCCGCCAAAACGTAAGCCCATCAGACATTACCCGAAGCACGAAACATGAAGGTTTCATTCTTGATTCTGGTCTGGCTACTGGCAGGAAGCGGGCTCATCAGCAGCTGCAGCTCTCGGCACGATACCGATGAGCACGAACTGGAAGTGCACGCCGGAACTAAGCCGAAGCCGGCACCCGTGGCCGCGCCCCCGGCCCTGGGCGATACCCTGCAGCTGCTCGCGCAGCAACTCGATACGGCGCGCCGCCTCGGGTGCTGGGACGAGGACTTTGCCCGCCTGATGAGCGTGCACCACGGCGGGGCCCAGCGGCTGGCGGCGGTAGAACTATCGCACGGCAAAGACTCAACCCTGCGCGCCCTGGCCCAGCACGTGCTCAAGGGCCATGAGCGCGACAACCACGTGCTCACGCTGGCCCTCACCCAGCAGCCGCCGGCGGGCCAGGAATACCGGCCGGGCAACGCCCAGGACCCGTTTGTGCGCCGCATCACAGCCGCGCTGGCTCCCCTGCGCCAGCCGCCGTCCCTGCCTGGCACCCTTGATGCTGATTTTGCCACGATTATGCAGGTGCATCACCAAACGGGGGTGGCCCTGGCCCAAACCGAGCTGGCCTATGGCAAGGACGCGGAAGTAAGAAACGCCGCCCGCCAGATTGTGCGCGACGAGCAGGCCGAAATCAAGCAGTACCAGCGCTGGCTTAAGGCCCACGCGGCAAAC
Above is a genomic segment from Hymenobacter aerilatus containing:
- a CDS encoding DUF305 domain-containing protein encodes the protein MKVSFLILVWLLAGSGLISSCSSRHDTDEHELEVHAGTKPKPAPVAAPPALGDTLQLLAQQLDTARRLGCWDEDFARLMSVHHGGAQRLAAVELSHGKDSTLRALAQHVLKGHERDNHVLTLALTQQPPAGQEYRPGNAQDPFVRRITAALAPLRQPPSLPGTLDADFATIMQVHHQTGVALAQTELAYGKDAEVRNAARQIVRDEQAEIKQYQRWLKAHAANSSY
- a CDS encoding heavy metal translocating P-type ATPase, whose product is MPDPSSNNLDEELNTAKQVQPENAGALTRAQLTPDAAAAPQGHDVPGHDHAPAEAPHDHAGHQHDPGELSLGDAEDDDHAGHDHDGHDHGPAGDNPYLVPGISFALLLAGIALDYYKVGFFAGYVRLVWYGLAFVLVGWKVVKAAVLSIPSGNIFNEFLLMSLATLGAFAIGEYPEGVAVMLFYTVGELFQDAAVNRAKRSIKALLEIQATEVTVVRGGQSLVLDPKAVQVGDVMEVKPGEKVALDGTLNGKEASFNTAALTGESAPQTKQPGEAVLAGMINLESLIQVTVTAAFKDTKLSKILAMVQDAVGRKAKTQQFITKFAKIYTPIVVGLAVLLIVVPYFVVSDYVFRDWLYRALVFLVISCPCALVISIPLGYFGGIGAASKAGILFKGSNFLDVLREIDTVVMDKTGTLTQGVFAVQQVQPAAGTTPEQLLRLVGALETKSTHPIAKAVVAHVGAAAAGVPVDNVEEIAGHGLRGKVDGHDILAGNTKLLTKFSVAYPPEVDQVVDSIVVAAVDGKYAGYLTVADAPKEDAARAVQELKADGISKLVMLSGDKDSIVQRVAKELGITEAHGGLLPEDKAKYVQQYLSEGRKLAFVGDGVNDAPVVALADVGIAMGGLGSDATIETADVVIQTDHPSKIATARRIARATHSVVWQNIWLAFIVKGIVLALGAGGVATMWEAVFADVGVALLAILNAVRIQRMDFTSKAAPAKT